From a single Sorghum bicolor cultivar BTx623 chromosome 5, Sorghum_bicolor_NCBIv3, whole genome shotgun sequence genomic region:
- the LOC110435942 gene encoding uncharacterized protein LOC110435942 yields MGLIRDDKGVQKITGCLAALSHFILRLGEKALPLYRLLKKAERFSWTPEAEEALDNLKKTLTTTPILVPPQPVEPLLLYIVATTQFVSAAVVVERPEEGHALPVQRPVYFISEVLSETKVRYPQIQKLI; encoded by the coding sequence ATGGGGCTGATACGAGACGACAAGGGCGTGCAGAAAATTACGGGTTGCCTGGCGGCGCTGAGCCATTTCATTTTGaggttaggagaaaaggcattgccgCTGTATCGGCTCCTGAAGAAAGCCgaacgtttctcttggacccccgaggccgaggaagccctcgacaacCTGAAAAAAACGCTGACCACCACCCCTATCCTAGTTCCCCCTCAGCCCGTAGAGCCTCTGCTCCTATACATCGTAGCAACGACCCAGTTCGTCAGTGCGgctgtggtggtcgaaaggccgGAGGAGGGACACGCGTTACCAGTCCAGCggccggtctacttcatcagTGAGGTCCTCTCAGAAACCAAGGTACGGTACCCCCAGATTCAGAAGTTGATCTAA